The following proteins are encoded in a genomic region of Holophagales bacterium:
- a CDS encoding sulfite exporter TauE/SafE family protein, protein MLQIVLSKRKGDVEAARARRPTTARWGMATLAQLAVAVYGGYFGAGIGILMLVVLGFLGLTDIHAMNGLEELFGITINVVAAAWFVLHGAVLRPIALVMIGERRSAVTPGALWPGASARRRARGRRRHRPRRSPPSSCSSGADAERPGPFLLRGRGGHGRRCRTRRASSRRRAPRRLASSPRPSGRRPARTSALSEAKSGATSRGPPCRRAGRRRGASPVPPRARRTSGLQ, encoded by the coding sequence ATGCTCCAGATCGTCCTCTCGAAGAGGAAGGGCGACGTCGAGGCGGCACGCGCCAGACGGCCCACGACGGCCCGTTGGGGCATGGCGACGCTGGCCCAGCTCGCCGTCGCGGTCTACGGCGGCTACTTCGGCGCAGGCATCGGCATCCTGATGCTCGTCGTCCTCGGCTTCCTGGGCCTCACCGACATCCACGCGATGAACGGGCTGGAAGAACTCTTCGGCATCACGATCAACGTCGTCGCGGCGGCGTGGTTCGTCCTGCACGGCGCCGTCCTTCGGCCCATCGCGCTCGTGATGATCGGGGAGCGACGGTCGGCGGTTACGCCGGGCGCGCTTTGGCCCGGCGCATCGGCAAGGAGAAGGGCGCGCGGCCGTCGTCGTCATCGGCCCCGGCGCTCACCGCCGTCCTCCTGCTCCAGCGGAGCTGACGCTGAGCGCCCCGGCCCGTTCCTCTTACGAGGCCGAGGTGGGCACGGACGCCGGTGTCGGACACGGCGAGCGTCCTCGCGCCGGAGAGCGCCTCGGCGGCTAGCTTCCTCGCCTCGCCCTTCCGGCCGGAGGCCGGCGAGGACCTCGGCGCTGAGCGAGGCGAAGAGCGGCGCGACGTCGAGGGGTCCTCCCTGCCGACGCGCTGGGCGTCGGCGAGGAGCGTCGCCGGTTCCGCCGCGGGCGCGCCGGACCTCAGGGCTCCAGTAG